A region of Candidatus Liberimonas magnetica DNA encodes the following proteins:
- a CDS encoding B12-binding domain-containing radical SAM protein, protein MKVSLVLCPVWGSSYPSLTLAILSGALKAKGHKTSLFDFDRIFLNRNYGGRHSDLWLNYNMLVRDESYSESFVLHNDIFLKFAANKVLKSKAKIIGFTIYNSTYRMSLELARLLKRLDSTLIIIFGGPECTYKGESFIKEECIDYVAVGEGDHTLPELVEIIENKSDVSKCEGIWHKNEKGVFYTGNRQPISDLNSLPYADFDGLIGLYKNAKDNILPILGSRGCINNCAFCNINTLHKGYIRMSAERIFNELKQNYLKYGINHFKFHNSLINGNIETLDKFCDLMIAYRLELLVNRIKSCKSSPNIISWGGDAIIKPELTSALLHKMKKAGCNTLEFGIESGSQKVLDDMNKRFLIKDAKNVLMHAYEAGIKSSIYIIIGFPTETERDFNKTLEFIKDVKSYIYNVSVGKSFCAIIRGTDLDKHPEKYSISSKEHDIFWISDRNRNTYFTRQKRYKKLCRFTKMHNIRLVPGQNKVKKDTTFLVKDYFKYSNKIS, encoded by the coding sequence GTGAAGGTCTCTCTCGTCTTATGCCCTGTATGGGGTTCCAGTTATCCTTCCTTGACTCTTGCTATCCTGTCCGGAGCTTTAAAAGCTAAAGGGCATAAAACCAGTCTTTTCGACTTTGATAGAATATTCTTAAACAGGAATTACGGCGGAAGGCATAGTGATTTATGGTTAAATTATAATATGCTGGTTAGAGACGAATCTTATTCTGAATCTTTTGTTCTGCATAACGATATATTTTTAAAATTTGCGGCAAACAAAGTATTGAAAAGTAAAGCGAAAATTATAGGTTTTACAATATATAACTCAACTTATAGAATGAGCCTTGAATTAGCCAGACTATTAAAGCGCCTTGATTCAACTCTCATTATAATTTTCGGCGGGCCGGAATGCACATATAAAGGAGAGTCATTTATAAAAGAAGAATGCATCGATTATGTGGCGGTAGGCGAGGGAGACCATACTTTGCCCGAACTAGTAGAAATTATAGAAAATAAATCTGATGTATCAAAATGCGAAGGCATATGGCATAAGAATGAAAAAGGCGTATTTTATACTGGCAACCGGCAGCCAATATCCGATTTAAATTCTCTGCCCTATGCAGATTTTGACGGATTAATCGGTTTATATAAAAATGCAAAGGATAATATTCTGCCGATTTTAGGCAGCAGGGGGTGCATTAACAACTGCGCTTTTTGTAATATCAACACTTTGCACAAAGGCTATATACGAATGAGCGCTGAAAGAATTTTTAATGAACTAAAACAAAATTATCTTAAATACGGCATTAATCATTTTAAATTCCATAATAGCTTAATAAATGGGAATATAGAAACATTGGATAAATTTTGTGACCTTATGATCGCTTACCGTTTGGAGTTATTGGTAAATAGAATAAAGTCATGCAAATCTAGCCCTAATATTATTTCTTGGGGCGGAGATGCTATTATTAAGCCTGAATTAACATCTGCCTTACTGCACAAAATGAAAAAAGCAGGGTGCAACACATTAGAGTTCGGAATTGAATCAGGGTCACAAAAAGTCCTGGATGACATGAACAAAAGATTCCTGATAAAAGATGCTAAAAATGTATTAATGCATGCATATGAAGCCGGGATAAAATCAAGCATCTATATTATTATAGGCTTCCCGACTGAAACAGAGAGGGATTTTAACAAGACCCTTGAATTTATTAAAGATGTAAAATCTTATATTTACAATGTATCGGTCGGTAAATCTTTTTGTGCTATAATAAGGGGTACCGATTTGGACAAACACCCTGAAAAATACTCTATTTCCAGCAAAGAACATGATATCTTTTGGATTTCAGACAGAAATAGAAATACATATTTTACAAGACAAAAGAGATATAAAAAACTGTGTAGGTTCACAAAAATGCATAATATCCGTCTTGTACCAGGCCAGAATAAGGTAAAAAAGGATACAACTTTTCTAGTAAAAGATTATTTTAAATACTCTAATAAAAT